A single Carnobacterium alterfunditum DSM 5972 DNA region contains:
- a CDS encoding aldo/keto reductase, with protein sequence METVTLANGIKMPILGYGVYQINDLEECERVVSEAIEVGYRSIDTAQGYGNESAVGNAIKKSGIPREEFFITTKVWISNAGYEKAKASIDESMRLLQTDYLDLVLIHQPFNDYYGTYRALEEYYKAGKIKAIGVSNFYPDRFIDIAEFSEIQPMVNQVETHVFNQQVEAQKIMEEYNTQIESWGPFAEGRNDFFNNKTLQEIGNKHGKSVAQVALRYLIQRGVVVIPKTVTKERMIQNFDVFDFSLTDEEMDTVLELNQKESLFFSHSDPKTVKFLTGLGKNK encoded by the coding sequence GAAACTGTTACTTTAGCTAATGGCATAAAAATGCCAATTTTAGGTTATGGAGTATACCAAATAAATGATTTAGAAGAATGCGAACGTGTTGTAAGTGAGGCCATTGAGGTAGGGTATCGCTCTATAGATACTGCGCAAGGTTACGGAAATGAGTCAGCTGTTGGGAATGCCATTAAAAAAAGTGGGATTCCAAGAGAAGAATTCTTCATTACTACAAAAGTATGGATTTCAAATGCTGGCTATGAAAAGGCTAAAGCTTCTATCGATGAATCAATGCGGTTATTACAAACAGACTATTTAGACCTCGTTTTGATCCACCAACCGTTCAATGATTATTACGGTACTTACCGTGCATTAGAAGAATATTATAAAGCTGGGAAAATAAAAGCTATCGGGGTAAGTAATTTTTATCCAGATCGATTTATTGATATTGCTGAGTTCAGTGAAATCCAACCAATGGTAAACCAAGTAGAAACACATGTGTTTAACCAACAAGTAGAAGCTCAAAAAATTATGGAAGAATACAACACTCAAATTGAATCTTGGGGGCCATTTGCTGAAGGCAGAAATGATTTTTTTAACAATAAAACGTTGCAAGAAATTGGCAATAAACATGGTAAATCTGTAGCTCAAGTAGCTTTACGTTACTTGATTCAACGTGGTGTCGTCGTTATTCCTAAAACAGTCACAAAAGAACGCATGATCCAAAATTTTGATGTTTTTGATTTTTCTTTAACGGATGAAGAGATGGATACGGTGCTAGAATTGAATCAAAAAGAAAGTTTGTTTTTCTCTCATTCTGATCCTAAAACGGTCAAATTTTTAACCGGTTTAGGCAAAAATAAATAA
- a CDS encoding MarR family winged helix-turn-helix transcriptional regulator: MMDSQLSEEYIDACLSAKQTLRFLPEPPPEIQKRHIYIIKTLYNLSKELTEVRVSDIAGKIGVTLPSITKNITLLENLGYIKKESNTEDKRVVNIQLTEKGLSLHQKIVYDFHHKNSRILKDIPEEDIRLTIKTIYRIYALMEQAHSLD; the protein is encoded by the coding sequence ATGATGGATAGTCAACTATCTGAAGAATATATTGATGCCTGTTTGAGCGCAAAACAAACGTTACGTTTTTTACCTGAACCGCCTCCTGAGATACAAAAGAGACACATTTATATCATTAAAACTTTGTATAATTTGTCAAAGGAGTTAACAGAAGTGCGTGTAAGTGACATTGCTGGGAAGATTGGCGTAACACTGCCGAGCATTACAAAAAACATAACCTTATTGGAAAATTTAGGTTACATCAAAAAAGAATCAAATACAGAAGATAAGCGAGTAGTAAACATTCAGTTAACCGAGAAAGGGTTATCTCTGCATCAAAAAATCGTGTATGATTTTCATCATAAAAATAGTCGAATTTTAAAAGATATTCCGGAAGAAGATATTCGTTTGACGATAAAAACGATTTACCGGATATATGCTTTAATGGAGCAGGCGCATTCGCTTGATTAA
- a CDS encoding ABC transporter ATP-binding protein has product MYKTLIKSLRQYKKPSYLTMLFMALEVAVEIFIPFLMAKIIDNGLIAGDLSYVLKIGSLMFVLACFSMLFGVLGGKFSADAAVGLSTNLRQDIYKNIQTFAFDNIDKYSSSSLITRLTTDITNIQMAFQMVLKTIIRAPFMIAFAFAMAAYTNLKLSLTILVIVPIVGFILIGLIYLVHPYFIAVFKKYDRLNQTVQEDINGVRVVKSFVREEKEIEKFKVASSDIKNLFTKAEKITALNAPIMQIAIYSSLLLVYWFGAKYVVGGTMSTGELTSFITYIMQILTSIMMISMIFIMVVISEASVGRVAEVLQEKATLTNPKNPITTIENGEIEFRNVQFKYNELSEEADLSQIDLTIKSGETIGIIGGTGSGKTSLIQLIPRLYDTTEGEVYVSGHNVKEYDLVALRDQIAMVLQKNTLFSGTINTNLRWGNKAATEEEIQRVAKLAQADDFVQSFPDKYETVLDQGGSNVSGGQKQRLTIARALLKQPKILILDDSTSAVDTKTDAYIRKAFIEEIPNTTKIIVSQRISSIQDSDRIIVLDEGKINGIGTHEELLENNIIYKEVYDSQVKGGTIVEK; this is encoded by the coding sequence ATGTATAAAACGTTAATAAAGTCATTACGACAATACAAGAAACCTTCATATTTAACGATGCTATTCATGGCATTGGAAGTTGCGGTTGAGATTTTTATACCCTTTCTCATGGCTAAAATTATTGATAATGGATTAATAGCAGGAGATCTCAGTTATGTTTTGAAAATAGGGTCACTAATGTTTGTATTGGCTTGTTTTTCTATGCTGTTTGGAGTACTGGGCGGAAAGTTTTCTGCGGATGCTGCAGTAGGATTATCAACGAATCTTCGCCAAGATATCTACAAGAATATTCAGACATTTGCCTTTGATAATATTGACAAATATTCCTCATCAAGTCTGATCACGAGGCTCACAACTGATATTACAAATATTCAAATGGCTTTTCAAATGGTGTTGAAAACCATTATTCGAGCACCTTTTATGATCGCATTTGCATTTGCGATGGCAGCCTATACAAATTTAAAATTATCTTTGACCATTTTAGTCATTGTTCCTATTGTGGGTTTTATTTTAATCGGTCTTATCTATCTTGTGCATCCTTACTTTATAGCCGTTTTCAAAAAATATGACCGATTAAATCAGACCGTACAAGAAGATATTAACGGCGTACGCGTTGTAAAATCATTTGTTCGTGAAGAGAAAGAAATCGAAAAATTTAAAGTGGCTTCTTCAGATATTAAAAATCTATTTACAAAAGCCGAAAAAATCACTGCCCTAAATGCTCCAATTATGCAGATCGCCATTTATTCTAGTTTGCTTCTTGTTTACTGGTTTGGGGCAAAATATGTTGTTGGTGGAACAATGAGTACGGGTGAATTGACGAGTTTTATTACGTACATTATGCAGATTTTAACCAGTATTATGATGATCTCTATGATCTTTATTATGGTCGTTATCTCTGAAGCTTCAGTAGGACGAGTCGCTGAAGTTTTGCAAGAAAAAGCAACGTTGACAAATCCTAAGAATCCAATTACGACAATTGAAAATGGCGAAATTGAGTTTAGAAATGTTCAATTTAAATACAATGAATTATCCGAAGAGGCCGATTTGAGTCAGATCGATCTCACAATCAAATCTGGTGAAACGATTGGGATCATCGGTGGAACGGGTAGTGGTAAAACTTCACTGATCCAACTGATTCCTAGGTTATACGATACGACTGAAGGAGAAGTATACGTTTCAGGACATAATGTGAAAGAGTACGATTTAGTGGCCCTGCGTGATCAAATTGCAATGGTGCTGCAAAAAAATACGTTATTCTCTGGAACGATCAATACCAACTTAAGATGGGGAAATAAAGCAGCTACGGAGGAAGAAATTCAACGGGTTGCTAAGTTGGCCCAAGCAGATGATTTTGTCCAGTCCTTTCCGGATAAATATGAAACGGTGCTAGATCAAGGTGGTTCAAATGTATCTGGCGGTCAAAAACAGCGTTTGACGATTGCACGGGCCTTATTGAAACAGCCTAAAATTTTAATTCTAGATGATTCTACAAGTGCAGTGGACACGAAAACAGATGCGTATATTCGAAAAGCATTTATAGAAGAAATTCCGAATACAACAAAAATCATTGTGTCGCAACGCATTTCCTCTATTCAAGATTCTGACCGTATCATCGTATTAGATGAAGGGAAAATCAATGGAATTGGGACACATGAAGAATTGCTGGAAAACAATATAATCTATAAAGAAGTATATGATTCTCAAGTAAAGGGAGGGACGATAGTTGAAAAATAA
- a CDS encoding ABC transporter ATP-binding protein, with the protein MKNKPITRPTVSPLKIFKRILSYATKQYKLRIIVVTVSIIISAATNAIGISFTKTLIDKYITPLLTQESPDFSGLARVIGLMALLYLTGAFFTYIFNRTMVTVSQGILKDIRDEMFTHMESLPIRYFDSNATGDIMSHYTNDTDTLRQMISQSIPQIFSALVMILSIIIAMFIINIPMTLVVLFMIGIMVTVIRTIGSKSGRYFSIQQAALGTLNGYVEEMIEGQKVVKVFNHEEEAVADFNELNEVLRENATKANTYANILMPIMGNIGNFMYLLTAVIGSVLSITGLTVLTVGSIASFVQFTKSITMPVSQISQQFNAIILSLAGAERIFNLLDEKPEEDSGTIELVNITKQVDGKIEESAQRTGQWAWKQTKATNEVVYTELTGDVRFKDVTFGYNANKTILHHIDLFAKPGQKIAFVGATGAGKTTITNLINRFYDIQKGTITYDGIDVKNIKKDALRKSLGIVLQDTHLFSGTIKDNIRYGRLDATDDEVEAAAKLVNADFFIRQLPHGYETELTGDGGSLSQGQRQLLAIARAAVANPPVLILDEATSSIDTRTETVVQSGMDALMKGRTVFVIAHRLSTVRNSDAIMVMDQGRIIERGNHEELISQKGEYYQLYTGAFEMN; encoded by the coding sequence TTGAAAAATAAACCAATCACGAGACCAACTGTTAGTCCATTAAAAATATTTAAAAGAATTCTTTCTTATGCGACTAAGCAATATAAATTACGGATCATCGTTGTAACTGTCAGTATCATTATTAGTGCAGCAACTAATGCGATTGGGATCAGCTTTACTAAAACGTTGATAGATAAATATATCACTCCTCTCCTTACTCAAGAATCACCTGATTTTTCGGGTTTAGCACGTGTTATTGGGTTAATGGCGTTGTTATATTTGACTGGTGCTTTTTTCACTTATATTTTTAATCGAACAATGGTTACTGTATCGCAAGGAATCTTGAAAGATATCCGAGATGAAATGTTTACGCATATGGAGTCTTTACCTATCCGTTATTTTGATAGCAATGCAACGGGCGATATTATGAGTCATTACACGAATGATACGGACACGTTAAGACAGATGATCAGCCAATCGATTCCACAAATTTTTTCGGCGTTGGTTATGATTTTATCGATCATTATTGCGATGTTCATTATTAATATACCAATGACTTTAGTTGTTTTATTTATGATAGGGATAATGGTTACGGTCATTCGTACGATTGGCAGTAAAAGTGGCCGTTACTTCTCAATCCAACAAGCGGCATTGGGCACGTTGAATGGTTATGTAGAAGAGATGATCGAAGGCCAAAAAGTTGTGAAAGTATTTAATCATGAAGAAGAAGCAGTCGCTGATTTTAATGAATTAAATGAAGTGTTAAGAGAAAATGCTACAAAAGCAAATACCTATGCAAATATTTTAATGCCGATCATGGGAAATATAGGGAACTTTATGTACTTATTGACGGCTGTCATAGGATCTGTTCTTTCAATTACAGGGCTCACAGTTTTAACAGTAGGGAGTATCGCATCTTTTGTTCAATTCACCAAAAGCATCACCATGCCTGTATCACAAATTTCGCAACAGTTTAATGCGATCATTTTGTCATTAGCGGGTGCAGAACGTATTTTCAACTTATTGGATGAAAAACCTGAAGAAGATAGTGGAACGATCGAATTAGTAAATATCACTAAGCAAGTTGACGGAAAAATTGAAGAATCTGCTCAACGCACAGGTCAATGGGCTTGGAAACAAACTAAGGCTACTAATGAAGTTGTATACACGGAATTAACTGGGGATGTACGTTTTAAAGATGTGACATTTGGTTATAACGCCAATAAAACGATTCTCCATCACATTGATCTATTTGCAAAACCAGGCCAAAAAATTGCGTTTGTCGGAGCAACTGGAGCTGGGAAAACAACTATTACTAACTTGATAAATCGCTTCTATGATATCCAAAAAGGAACGATCACTTACGACGGCATCGATGTCAAAAACATCAAGAAAGATGCTTTAAGAAAATCCTTAGGTATCGTACTACAAGACACGCATTTATTCTCAGGAACGATCAAAGACAATATTCGTTACGGACGTTTAGATGCTACAGATGATGAAGTTGAAGCAGCGGCAAAACTAGTCAATGCCGACTTTTTCATTAGACAATTGCCACACGGTTATGAGACAGAGTTAACAGGAGATGGTGGTTCGCTCTCACAAGGTCAAAGACAATTATTGGCAATTGCCAGAGCAGCTGTAGCGAATCCTCCAGTACTGATTCTTGACGAAGCGACGTCTAGTATTGATACGCGTACGGAGACGGTTGTACAGAGCGGAATGGACGCATTGATGAAAGGCAGAACGGTATTTGTGATTGCCCACCGCCTTTCAACTGTCCGTAATTCAGACGCGATCATGGTGATGGACCAAGGACGCATCATTGAACGAGGAAATCATGAAGAGTTGATTTCGCAAAAAGGAGAATATTACCAGCTGTATACTGGTGCTTTTGAAATGAACTAA